In the genome of Desulfobacteraceae bacterium, one region contains:
- a CDS encoding peptidylprolyl isomerase: MMEAVKTGDTISVIYTGRLKDGEVFDSNATGGAPLKFTVGAGQLIKGFDQAVLGMLPGDKKTVTIAPAEGYGEHQEEHIVSLPKANVPAEMNLELGMQVQLSSSTGHTLPAVVVEIGDDAVRLDANHPLAGKTLEFDIEIKETGLTPDPHQGCGCDTAQGCGEGCSGCD, from the coding sequence ATGATGGAAGCAGTCAAAACTGGTGATACGATCAGCGTAATTTACACCGGCAGACTCAAGGACGGCGAGGTTTTCGATTCCAACGCCACAGGCGGGGCACCGCTCAAGTTTACCGTGGGTGCCGGCCAGCTCATTAAGGGGTTCGACCAGGCGGTGCTCGGCATGCTGCCGGGAGATAAAAAGACGGTGACCATTGCGCCCGCCGAGGGTTACGGAGAGCACCAGGAGGAACACATCGTCAGCCTGCCCAAGGCCAACGTGCCGGCAGAAATGAACCTTGAACTCGGCATGCAGGTGCAGCTCAGCAGCAGCACCGGGCACACCTTGCCCGCAGTAGTTGTGGAAATCGGCGACGACGCCGTCCGGTTGGACGCCAATCACCCCCTGGCCGGCAAAACCCTGGAGTTTGACATCGAGATCAAGGAAACCGGCCTGACGCCGGATCCCCATCAGGGTTGCGGCTGCGACACGGCCCAGGGCTGCGGGGAGGGGTGCAGCGGCTGCGATTAG
- a CDS encoding SUMF1/EgtB/PvdO family nonheme iron enzyme: MTPDPPAPTCPVCGEPVKAAWKFCPACETPLGGLLCPGCRQPVRDNWKRCPECGARLVCQTCGRRLPPGQDTCPACRDEAAASPPETPPATIIEPVTEIALVYVPGGRFQMGDTFGDGVENETPLHAVQLEPFYIGRTPVTQAQWLRVMPENPSRFRGDRLPVEQVTWEDAAAFIEKLRGLTPGGRHLDLPTEAQWEFAARSGGRGEKFAGGLAVEQVAWYEENSGGATHPVGEKAPNGLGLYDMSGNVWEWCRDVFQHEAYRLHAPQNPVVTGREADRVIRGGSWNLDAWSARCARRTSCPAYFSGPAVGFRLVINPHAADTA; the protein is encoded by the coding sequence ATGACACCCGATCCCCCCGCACCCACCTGCCCGGTCTGCGGCGAACCGGTCAAGGCTGCCTGGAAGTTCTGCCCGGCCTGTGAAACACCGCTGGGCGGCCTGCTTTGCCCGGGCTGCCGCCAGCCGGTCAGGGACAACTGGAAGCGCTGCCCCGAGTGCGGCGCGCGTCTGGTCTGCCAAACCTGCGGCCGGCGCCTGCCGCCGGGCCAGGACACCTGCCCCGCCTGCCGGGACGAGGCCGCTGCAAGCCCGCCCGAAACGCCGCCGGCAACCATCATCGAACCGGTGACGGAGATCGCCCTGGTGTACGTCCCCGGCGGCCGGTTTCAAATGGGCGACACCTTCGGCGACGGCGTCGAGAACGAAACACCCCTGCACGCCGTCCAACTGGAGCCTTTCTACATCGGCCGCACGCCGGTCACCCAGGCCCAGTGGCTGCGGGTGATGCCCGAAAACCCCAGCCGTTTTCGGGGCGACCGGCTCCCGGTGGAGCAGGTGACCTGGGAGGACGCGGCGGCCTTCATCGAGAAGCTCAGGGGCTTGACTCCGGGTGGCCGCCACCTGGATCTACCCACCGAGGCCCAGTGGGAGTTTGCCGCCCGCAGCGGCGGCCGGGGTGAAAAATTCGCCGGCGGGCTCGCCGTCGAACAGGTGGCCTGGTACGAGGAGAACAGCGGAGGCGCCACCCACCCGGTGGGCGAAAAGGCCCCCAACGGCCTCGGGCTCTACGACATGAGCGGCAACGTCTGGGAGTGGTGCCGGGACGTTTTCCAGCACGAGGCCTACCGCCTGCACGCCCCGCAAAATCCGGTCGTCACGGGCAGGGAGGCGGACCGGGTGATCCGCGGCGGCAGCTGGAACCTGGACGCCTGGAGCGCCCGCTGCGCGCGCCGCACCAGCTGCCCCGCCTATTTCTCCGGCCCCGCCGTGGGCTTCCGACTGGTCATCAATCCCCATGCGGCCGACACCGCGTGA